A region of Methanobacteriaceae archaeon DNA encodes the following proteins:
- a CDS encoding phosphate uptake regulator PhoU has protein sequence MLTVVLEKRLESLEEEVLGFSWQTIERVDKSVKSFSEDDIYLAREIIEKTDEINKEGYKIEHDCLKVLGLHQPLAKDLRLGAALLRTSIELERINHLSAYIARYAIDAAESQRPCYKPPHIEFMSQTVQDMLKDAVGSLLNEDIQLLKRSTRSYVNLQDFYNQMFSEYDEITHGGSQTSLILVGRNLLSMGHHIMGMADRIAYSIVGKRVMHHKLFHNMLMR, from the coding sequence ATGCTCACAGTAGTCCTGGAAAAACGTTTGGAATCCCTGGAAGAGGAGGTTCTCGGATTTAGTTGGCAGACCATCGAACGTGTTGATAAGTCTGTTAAAAGCTTTTCAGAAGATGATATCTATCTGGCAAGGGAAATTATCGAAAAAACTGATGAAATCAACAAAGAGGGCTATAAAATTGAACATGACTGTCTTAAAGTCTTGGGACTGCACCAGCCTCTGGCCAAAGATTTACGTTTAGGCGCAGCACTCCTGCGAACTTCCATAGAGCTGGAACGAATCAACCATCTTTCAGCTTACATTGCAAGATATGCTATTGATGCAGCTGAAAGTCAGCGCCCTTGTTATAAACCGCCCCATATAGAATTCATGTCTCAAACCGTTCAGGATATGTTGAAAGACGCCGTAGGATCACTTTTAAACGAGGACATACAGTTATTGAAACGTTCAACCAGAAGTTATGTAAATTTGCAGGATTTTTACAATCAAATGTTTTCGGAATATGATGAGATAACCCACGGAGGTTCGCAAACTTCATTAATACTGGTTGGGAGGAACTTACTGAGCATGGGGCACCATATAATGGGAATGGCTGACCGTATTGCCTACTCCATAGTGGGTAAACGGGTAATGCACCACAAACTGTTCCACAACATGTTGATGAGGTAG